One Hordeum vulgare subsp. vulgare chromosome 4H, MorexV3_pseudomolecules_assembly, whole genome shotgun sequence DNA window includes the following coding sequences:
- the LOC123446479 gene encoding rapid alkalinization factor-like, producing MARQTQLLFVATLVASATAAAAAVELVVQGRTADVAGWMRSGPSSCEGTVEECLREREHDGGFGLRRRLFYEEEEEDGGGYPTHTQYISYSALMRDSVPCSVPGASYYNCHPGAVANPYSRGCSAITQCRD from the coding sequence ATGGCTCGGCAAACGCAGCTCCTGTTCGTAGCCACGCTCGTGGCCTCTGCCACAGCGGCCGCGGCGGCAGTGGAGCTCGTCGTCCAGGGGCGCACGGCGGATGTGGCGGGGTGGATGCGTTCGGGACCCAGCTCCTGCGAAGGCACGGTAGAGGAGTGCCTGCGCGAGCGCGAGCACGACGGAGGATTTGGACTCAGGCGGCGCCTTTtctacgaggaggaagaggaggatggcGGCGGCTACCCTACGCATACGCAGTACATCAGCTACTCCGCGCTGATGAGGGACTCGGTGCCGTGTTCCGTGCCCGGCGCGTCCTACTACAACTGCCATCCGGGCGCCGTCGCCAACCCCTACTCGCGTGGCTGCTCCGCCATCACCCAGTGCCGCGACTAG